The region CTCGCTGTGCGAGGAGTTGGGAGTAGAGCTCGTAGAGGTCGTCGGCGATGGCCGAGGGGTTGTAGCGGGTTAGTGCGCGCTGACGAGCAGCTTCTCCGTGGCTGGCGAGGAGTTGGGGACGGAGACGGTAGCGGTTGAGGGCGGCGAAGAGGGCGTGGTCATCGTCGGTCGGCACGATGAGGCCGGTCTCTTCGTGGGCCACGGCTTCCTGGCAGGGGCCGATGTCGCTGGCGACCACGGGAAGACCCATGGCCGCGGCCTCTAAGAGTACGTTGGGGAAGCCCTCGCGTCGAGTGGGCAGGGTGAGCAGGTCGAAGAGGGGATAGAGCGCGGCGGTGTCGGGTTGAAAGCCCAAAAGGTGCACGTTGGGATGAGCTTTCAGGGCGTCGCGGGTGGCCGGGCTCAGGGCGTCGCGCTCTTCAAAGGGGCCGACTAAGACCAGGTGGGCGTTGGGGGCCACCTGATGAAGTTTCTCAAAGGCCCGGGTCAGGGTGGCGATGCCTTTGTCGACGACCAGGCGTCCGACAAAGCCGACCACGAAGTCGTCTTCGGAGAGGCCGAGTTCGGCGCGGCTGCGGGCGCGGTGGTCGGCGTCGAAGCGCTGAGGGTTGAAGCGATGTTCGGCGTCGACGCCCTGGCCGCTGCCCCCGGCCAACACGCAGATGCGCGAGGGGGCGCAGAGGTTGAGCTCCAGCGCGGTCTGACGCAGGGCAAAGCCCACGGCGATGGTGCGGGTGGCCAGGGTGGTGGAGACGCGCTCGGTGGCCGTGAGCAGGGTGCGCCGCCAGCCGGTGGCGGTCTCCAGGGGGAGCCCGCGCATGTGGTAGATGCGCACCGGAGTGCCGGCGGTAAAGGCGCTGATGGTGCCGAGGAGGCCGCCCTTGGGCGTGTGGGCGTGCACGATGTCGGGGTTGAGGCGGCGGATGGTCTTAAAGAGATCGCTCAGCGCGCGCAGATCTTGGACTGGCGAGATGCGCCGGGGCATCTCCACGGTGTGGATGGGGATGTCGAGCTCCCGGGACATGCGTTCGACATGGGGGCCCGGGGAGCAGAGGGCCTCGATCTGCATGCCTCGTTGCTTCATGGCAGGGAGCTGCGTGCGAAGAAAGCCCAGCGACTCGGCGACGGTGGTGATGTGGAGCAGGCGGGTCATGGAAGCCTTGCGCGAAGAGCGAGTGGGGAAAAGGACGGGCCATCGGGAGGCTCGCCGGTGGCGGAGGTGATACCAAAATGCGTACAAAGGATCGACTGAACAGAGCGAGCTTTGATGTGTGGTGTATGAGGTGCGGATGACCAGGGGCCAAGGGTGGTACGAGGGGGCGTTGCGGGCGATGGCCGGCGGGGTGGCGCTGGAGAAGCTCGATGAGCGGGGGGCCGAGGGGGTGCTGTCGCGGGCGCGACGCTTCGGGCTGGAGGCGCCGGTGTGCGCGGTGTTGCCGGCGGTGGGGGCGGTGTCGCGCGAGCGCCTGCGCCTGGCGGCGCAGGCTGCCCTGGTGCGCGAGACCACGCTGGAGGTGGTGGAAGCGCTGAAGGGGCTGAGCTTTTTGATCTTGAAGGGGGCGCCGCTGGCGGCGCTGCTTTTTGGAGAAGACGCCCGATGCCGGGTCAGCGCCGATGTGGATGTGCTGGTCCTGCCCGGTGATCGCGAGGAGGTGAGTCGGCGATTAAGGCAGCGGGGGTATGCGCCCGCGCGTGAGGAGGCGCCCCGGGAGTGGGCGTACAATCAGCACGCCTGGTGCCATCGGCGCACCGGGGTGATGGTGGAGGTGCACTGGGCGGTGGGGTTTCCGGAGCTTCCGCACCTGAGTGTGGGGCGCTGCCTTCAGCAGGCGCGTCGGCGGCGGCTCTGGGGCCAGGAGGTGCCGGTGCCCGCGGAGAGCTGGGCGGGGTTGCAGCTGGCGATGCATCTTCAGCAGCACCTGGGCTTTGCCCGGGGGCTGCTCGATCTGGGAGCGTATCTGGATCGTTACCCGCAGGTGTGGGCCGCCGGGGAGCTGGAGAACCTGGCCCGCACCGCCGGGCTCTGGGGGGTGGTGTGCTGGGGGATCCGGGCGCTGGAGCTGTTGGTGGAGCGTCACAGCCTGGCGCCGGTGCCTCGCGGGGTGGGGGCGGTGGAGGTGCTGGCCCGGGTGAGCGCCGCGGCCGCGCGGG is a window of Lujinxingia litoralis DNA encoding:
- a CDS encoding nucleotidyltransferase family protein, whose amino-acid sequence is MTRGQGWYEGALRAMAGGVALEKLDERGAEGVLSRARRFGLEAPVCAVLPAVGAVSRERLRLAAQAALVRETTLEVVEALKGLSFLILKGAPLAALLFGEDARCRVSADVDVLVLPGDREEVSRRLRQRGYAPAREEAPREWAYNQHAWCHRRTGVMVEVHWAVGFPELPHLSVGRCLQQARRRRLWGQEVPVPAESWAGLQLAMHLQQHLGFARGLLDLGAYLDRYPQVWAAGELENLARTAGLWGVVCWGIRALELLVERHSLAPVPRGVGAVEVLARVSAAAARGALVGEAPGRLRGAVAAVMPEVGPAAALMMRAATMAALDTPKLRARGMVHATLLGPHELGRGLDRLGAWRWVGPG
- a CDS encoding glycosyltransferase family 4 protein, which translates into the protein MTRLLHITTVAESLGFLRTQLPAMKQRGMQIEALCSPGPHVERMSRELDIPIHTVEMPRRISPVQDLRALSDLFKTIRRLNPDIVHAHTPKGGLLGTISAFTAGTPVRIYHMRGLPLETATGWRRTLLTATERVSTTLATRTIAVGFALRQTALELNLCAPSRICVLAGGSGQGVDAEHRFNPQRFDADHRARSRAELGLSEDDFVVGFVGRLVVDKGIATLTRAFEKLHQVAPNAHLVLVGPFEERDALSPATRDALKAHPNVHLLGFQPDTAALYPLFDLLTLPTRREGFPNVLLEAAAMGLPVVASDIGPCQEAVAHEETGLIVPTDDDHALFAALNRYRLRPQLLASHGEAARQRALTRYNPSAIADDLYELYSQLLAQRA